Proteins encoded in a region of the Gulosibacter sediminis genome:
- a CDS encoding DedA family protein produces the protein MLADLLNTVIETVQGMNLWLVAGIAFLGLLLETSLFVGFLVPGDATLLVTATSVTSFERWGLIVIAAVLGALAGESIGYALGRWLGPTLKRSWLGRRIGLENWAQAETLLAQRGGLAVFVSRFLPVLHSLVPVTAGMARMRYRKFMAWTLPACLLWAVAYVSVGAFATSSFQQLSTQLHWAGFIFAAIIAVFVLVMWFVKRWLSKRVAAQLAADTKPDPSTVP, from the coding sequence ATGCTCGCCGACCTGCTCAACACCGTCATCGAAACGGTGCAGGGCATGAACCTGTGGCTCGTCGCTGGCATCGCATTTCTTGGCCTGCTGCTCGAGACGAGCCTCTTTGTCGGCTTCCTCGTGCCAGGCGATGCGACGTTGCTCGTCACCGCGACGAGCGTCACGAGCTTCGAGCGCTGGGGGCTCATCGTCATCGCAGCCGTGCTCGGCGCACTCGCCGGCGAATCGATCGGCTACGCGCTCGGCCGCTGGCTTGGGCCAACGCTGAAACGCTCGTGGCTCGGTCGGCGCATCGGCCTCGAGAATTGGGCGCAGGCCGAGACCCTGCTCGCGCAGCGCGGCGGGCTCGCGGTGTTTGTCTCGCGGTTCTTGCCGGTGCTCCACTCGCTCGTGCCCGTCACGGCCGGCATGGCACGGATGCGCTACCGCAAGTTCATGGCATGGACTCTGCCCGCCTGCCTGCTCTGGGCGGTCGCCTACGTCTCGGTCGGCGCCTTCGCCACGTCGAGCTTCCAGCAACTCAGCACGCAACTGCACTGGGCCGGGTTCATCTTCGCCGCGATCATCGCCGTGTTCGTGCTCGTGATGTGGTTCGTCAAGCGCTGGCTGTCGAAGCGGGTGGCCGCGCAGCTCGCGGCCGACACTAAGCCCGACCCAAGCACGGTGCCCTAG